The DNA segment ACTGATCGACCCTCCATTTACTGATCCATTTGTTTGGAATGGTGTAGCCCAGCTGGATATTCTTTAACCGCAGATAGGAAGCATCCTGCAACCAATATTCGGCCAGCTGCCTGGTCGTATTCCGGGTATCCTTAAATAACAGGCGCGGATACCAGGCAGTGGTATTGTCAGGCGTCCAGTGATCCAGGTGCATTTCCTGTGGAAAAGCTGCATCAGCATAAAAAGGATGTATGGCAGGACCGGAAATGTATCCGTTTGCCTTGCCTACGCCCTGAAGGAAGAATGAAAAATCGAACTGTTTAAAACCAAGGTTACCCCTGAAAGAATAAGTGTAATGCGGAAAAGGATCGCCAATTACGGTACGGTCCTTATCTGCCGATATGATCCCATCCCCATCCAGATCAACAAACTTCAAGTCGCCCGGAGCCACTTTTCCTGCATCTACAGGAAATATCGGAAAGTTAGGACTGAGTTTTCCGGTTACCTCATCCTTTGTAAAATCGGCTGCCTGAGCCAGCCCCGCTGTTTTGTATCCATAATAAGCATTGATCGGATAACCTACCAAGCGAATGTTATTGGCAATAGTTGGTGCTACGCCCCCCAAACTGATTACTTTGTTCTTTACATCTGAAAGCTGGGCGCTGAAACCGTACCTGAATTCCTTGATCTGGTCGTTCCATCCCAGATTCAATTCCCAACCTTTATTGGATACAGAACCGGCGTTCTGATCAGAAACTGAAACGCCAATTACTGCCGGCTGGGCAACTTTAAGCTGTATATCCCTTGTTTCACGGTTATACCATTCAGCTGTAAACGTGAGGCGGTTTTTGAAAAGGGCCAGGTCTACTGCTATGTTAAACATCCTTACCTTTTCCCATTCCAATGCCGTATTGGCGAGAACAGTTTGGGCAAATCCCTGTGTAAGGACATTGCCTATCGGCATGGTAGATACTGAAATGATAGAAGGTATATAAGGATAATATTCGCCATAACCTGAAGCATCTGCATTATACTGATTGCCCAATAAACCGTAGGACATCCGGATCTTTCCTTCACTTAACCAGGCTAAGGCGATACTGTTCTTTATAAAATTCTCCTGTGTAAAGCGCCAACCTGCAGATGCAGAAGGGAATAAGCCATAACGCGACTCCGGAGCATAAGTTGAAGTCCCATCGTACCTTAAATTGGCTTCAAAAAGGTATTTATCTGCAAAATCATAGTTTATACGGCCAAAATACCCCCTCAATGCATATTGAAAGGCATCACCATAATTGGTAGGATTTGCAGTCCCAAGATTTAACACGGGAACATTGTCGCTCAGAAAATTAGTTTTGACGGCACGCCAGTAATCATTTCTGCGCCATTCCAGTTGGGTACCTGCCAGGGCCTTTAAATGGTGTGCATTTAAATTTAACCGGTAATTTACCTGTGCAGCGAAAGTCTGGATCTTATTGATGTACTGACGTTCATCAAGGGTATTGTTTGGGTTTGAGGTATACCAGATGGCCCCTGTTTCGGGATAAAGATAATCTATCCTGCGGGAGAAGATATTTCTGTTCTGGTTGTGCATGTCCAGACCATATTGCGCCTGAAGTTCCAGATCTTTCATCAGATGAAGTGTGGCTGCTATACTTCCGGTGAACTGCTGTGTTTTGGCCAGGTCAAATCCTCCATCTGTTGCAATTGCTACCGGATTACTTGAACCACCACCATAGCCCCATAAACCATTTGTAAATTTAACCGGACTTAAAGGTGAGATGGTAAGGCCTGTATAAAAAACACCTCCATTCTGACTGGTAGCAGCAGAAGATTGGTTTACATCACGGTCTATATAGCCCAGATTAGCATCTATATCCAGTATATCCAATATTTTTGCAGCGTTGAGCCTGATCCTTGCATTGTTGCGTACCGTACCAAACTGGTCTCCAACAGCCAGTCCCTGCTGGTCCTGCCGACCATAGGACATATAATACTTCAGGTCTGAAGAACCACCTGTAAAACTAACAGCATGATTTTGCTGGGGCGCATTATTTTTATAGATTTCATTGAACCAGTTGGTATTGGCAAAATAATTCGGATCAGATCCGTTACGTGCAGTTTCTATCTGGGACTGGGTAAATGATGGGGGGATACCTGAATTGGACTGTGCTTCGTTCAGCAGTTCCATATAAGCAGCCGAACCCAGCATTTTTGGCAATGCAGTGGGTTTTTGAATCCCATAGTAGCCGTTGTAACTGATGCTGATCTTTTGATTTAAGCTGCCCGACTTGGTGGTAATCAGAATGACCCCGTTAGCCGCCCTAGTTCCGTATATAGATGTGGAAGCTGCATCTTTTAACAGGGAAACAGACTCAATATCTTCCGGGTTGATACTGTTCAGGTCCTGAGGAATACCATCTACAAGTATAAAAGGCTCAGAATTGTTTAAAGAAGTTAATCCCCTTATGCGCAGCATGGCCCCGGATGCTCCGGGCATTCCACTTTGCCCTACAGCCGTTAAACCGGGGAGCAAGCCCTGAAGTCCACTCGATACGGAAGTGATTGGCCTTCCTACCAGATCTCTGGCAGAAATGGTACTTACTGAACCCGTGAGATTGCTTTTTTTCTGGGTTCCGAAACCCACAACAACAACTTCATTCAAGCCGGTCTGGTCTTCCTTTAAAACTATATTGATTACTGTCTGGCGATCTACCCTGATCTCGTTGGTGATAAAGCCGAGATAAGACACACTCAA comes from the Pedobacter heparinus DSM 2366 genome and includes:
- a CDS encoding TonB-dependent receptor codes for the protein MRLTTVILITTLLQVSASSFGQRMTLERKSITLQRIFKEIRKQTGYDVLLSTNRIGINSTIDVSFSNAALDEVMEKVIQGRGLTYTIEDKTILIKQNASLMDKLMFVFNAIDVRGRITDDNGKALPGASVHVKGTKTTAVANNNGEFFLKGIEDNAVLSVSYLGFITNEIRVDRQTVINIVLKEDQTGLNEVVVVGFGTQKKSNLTGSVSTISARDLVGRPITSVSSGLQGLLPGLTAVGQSGMPGASGAMLRIRGLTSLNNSEPFILVDGIPQDLNSINPEDIESVSLLKDAASTSIYGTRAANGVILITTKSGSLNQKISISYNGYYGIQKPTALPKMLGSAAYMELLNEAQSNSGIPPSFTQSQIETARNGSDPNYFANTNWFNEIYKNNAPQQNHAVSFTGGSSDLKYYMSYGRQDQQGLAVGDQFGTVRNNARIRLNAAKILDILDIDANLGYIDRDVNQSSAATSQNGGVFYTGLTISPLSPVKFTNGLWGYGGGSSNPVAIATDGGFDLAKTQQFTGSIAATLHLMKDLELQAQYGLDMHNQNRNIFSRRIDYLYPETGAIWYTSNPNNTLDERQYINKIQTFAAQVNYRLNLNAHHLKALAGTQLEWRRNDYWRAVKTNFLSDNVPVLNLGTANPTNYGDAFQYALRGYFGRINYDFADKYLFEANLRYDGTSTYAPESRYGLFPSASAGWRFTQENFIKNSIALAWLSEGKIRMSYGLLGNQYNADASGYGEYYPYIPSIISVSTMPIGNVLTQGFAQTVLANTALEWEKVRMFNIAVDLALFKNRLTFTAEWYNRETRDIQLKVAQPAVIGVSVSDQNAGSVSNKGWELNLGWNDQIKEFRYGFSAQLSDVKNKVISLGGVAPTIANNIRLVGYPINAYYGYKTAGLAQAADFTKDEVTGKLSPNFPIFPVDAGKVAPGDLKFVDLDGDGIISADKDRTVIGDPFPHYTYSFRGNLGFKQFDFSFFLQGVGKANGYISGPAIHPFYADAAFPQEMHLDHWTPDNTTAWYPRLLFKDTRNTTRQLAEYWLQDASYLRLKNIQLGYTIPNKWISKWRVDQFRIFFSADNLFTSTNFFSAYDPETIVPGEASGDKISNGGFYPQVKTIIFGINLRLK